In Coregonus clupeaformis isolate EN_2021a unplaced genomic scaffold, ASM2061545v1 scaf0744, whole genome shotgun sequence, a single window of DNA contains:
- the LOC121558549 gene encoding saxiphilin-like translates to MAILTIILLVSMALALGDAFIPIDGMRPKTRCERLRDAKKNSPPGTYIPTCDDDGQFTPEQCSGSTGTCWCVTCYGHKIRGTETPIGIVPIDCDTLICS, encoded by the exons ATGGCGATATTGACCATCATTCTGCTTGTCAGCATGGCTTTGGCTCTGGGAGATGCCTTTATTCCGATAG ATGGTATGCGACCCAAGACCCGCTGTGAGCGTTTAAGAGATGCCAAGAAAAACAGCCCGCCTGGAACCTACATCCCAACTTGTGACGACGATGGACAATTCACCCCTGAGCAATGTTCAGGATCTACAG GTACGTGTTGGTGTGTGACCTGTTATGGACATAAGATCAGGGGTACTGAGACTCCAATAGGCATTGTTCCCATCGACTGTGATAccctg ATTTGCTCGTAG